Proteins from a genomic interval of Luteibacter pinisoli:
- a CDS encoding GntR family transcriptional regulator: METALVAEYQRLQHDTAARLPLAYMRLRRAIRNVIENGEVQVGHALPSERDLARALTLSRVTVRKAIGGLVEDGLLTQRHGAGTFVSERIVKPLSRMTSFTEDLRARGLNPRSEFFERAIGEVNPEEAMAMNLSPGTQVVRLHRLRYAGDEPLAIERSAVPLSLLPDPGLVEDSLYEALDKLGNRPTRALQRLRAVVLGPAQLRLLRLPIGSAGLNIERRSFLDDGRIVEFTNSWYRGDIYDFVAELQSD, from the coding sequence ATGGAAACCGCCCTCGTCGCCGAATACCAGCGCCTCCAGCACGACACGGCCGCCCGCCTGCCGCTGGCGTACATGCGCCTGCGCCGGGCCATCCGTAACGTGATCGAGAACGGTGAGGTCCAGGTGGGCCACGCCCTGCCCAGCGAACGCGACCTGGCCAGGGCCCTCACCCTGTCCCGGGTGACGGTGCGCAAGGCCATCGGTGGCCTGGTCGAGGACGGCCTGCTCACCCAGCGCCACGGCGCCGGCACCTTCGTCTCCGAGCGCATCGTCAAGCCGCTGTCGCGGATGACCAGCTTCACCGAGGACCTGCGCGCCCGTGGCCTCAACCCGCGTTCGGAGTTCTTCGAGCGGGCCATCGGCGAGGTGAATCCCGAGGAAGCCATGGCGATGAACCTGTCGCCCGGCACCCAGGTGGTCCGCCTGCACCGGCTGCGCTATGCGGGCGACGAGCCGCTGGCCATCGAGCGCAGCGCCGTGCCGCTGTCCCTCCTGCCCGACCCGGGCCTGGTCGAGGATTCGCTTTACGAGGCCCTCGACAAGCTCGGCAACCGGCCCACCCGCGCGCTGCAACGCCTGCGCGCCGTGGTGTTGGGCCCCGCCCAGCTGCGCCTGCTGCGCCTGCCGATCGGCAGCGCCGGCCTGAACATCGAACGGCGCAGCTTCCTCGACGACGGGCGCATCGTCGAATTCACCAATTCCTGGTACCGCGGCGATATCTACGATTTCGTCGCCGAACTGCAAAGCGACTGA